The genomic stretch GTAGACCACGATGGTGTTGTCGGCGATTTTCAGGTCGTCGAGGGTTTGCAGGAGCTTGCCCACGTCACCGTCGTGCTCCAGCATGCCGTCGGCGTACTCGTTGCCGGGCATGCCGCTCTGGCCTTTCATGGATTCACGCACATGGGTGAATAAGTGCATGCGGGTGGTGTTCATCCACACAAAGAACGGTTTGTCGGCCTCGGCCTGTTTCTTGATGAAGGCCTGGGCGGCGGCGGTGGTTTCGTCGTCGATGGTCTCCATGCGCTTGGTGGTCAAGGCGCCGGTGTCTTCGATCTTGCCGTCGGCGAAACTGTGGATCACCCCGCGCGGTGAGTTGGCCTTGACGAAGTCAGGGTCGTCCTTGGGCCAGTAGGGCCGCTCCGGTTCTTCTTCGGCATTGAGGTGGTAGAGGTTGCCGAAGAACTCGTCGAAACCATGGTTGGTCGGCAGGTATTCGTCTTTGTCACCCAAGTGGTTCTTGCCGAACTGGCCGGTGGCATAGCCCAGTGACTTGAGGGCCTGGGCGATGGTGATATCGCGTTTTTGCAGGCCCACCGATGCGCCCGGTGCGCCGACCTTCGACAAGCCAGTGCGCAACGGCGTCTGGCCAGTGATAAAGGATGAGCGCCCGGCGGTGCAACTGTTCTCGGCGTAGTAATCGGTGAACATCATGCCTTCTTTGGCGATGCGGTCGATGTTCGGGGTCTTGTAGCCCACCACGCCCATGGAATAGGCGCTGATGTTGGTTTGCCCGATGTCATCGCCGAATATCACCAGGATATTCGGTTTTTCGGCGGCCAAGGCAGTTGCCCCGGCCCCCATTACTGAAACCGCCACCAAGGCCAGTTTCGGTAGCCACTTGCGTAGGCGAGTCATAAGAGCTGCTCCTTTATCGGCTTGAGCCGCAGTACCTGCGACCAACGTTTATTACAGTCCATCGCGACGTCTTTTCTTATTGCACCTGCTGTTGCACCACCGGATCGAAAGGGTAGATACGGCGCCATTCGGCGGCCATATCCACCACCGTCCAACCCTGGGTATTTGCCTCATCCAGCGCCTTGTCCAGGCGCCCGACGGAAGATGTGCGGTCATAGGCCCACTCGCGTGCAGCGTCGGTGTGGTGCACCAGCCCCATCAAGCGCTTGCCTTTGCCGGCTGCCGTCCATTGCAGCATCGGCAAGTCGCCGTCGGAGTTGCCGAAGGCCAGGATCGGGCGCCGGCCGATGATTGCGTCGATGCTTTCCGGCTTGCCCGGGCCATCGTCGTTATGGGCCAGCTTGGCCGTGCGCAGGATGCTGGGGATGCCGTCGGTGATCTGGAACTGGGTGACGAAGGTGCTGCCGATCACCTGCTGCGGCGGCACGCCGTAGACCACTTCGGCAAAGGCGCGCATAAACGCGGTGTCGCCACCGGAGACGATGTAGGTCTTGAATTGCTGGCTGCGCAGGTAGTCGAGCATTTCCAGCATCGGCTGGTAGATCATCTCGGTATAGGGCTTGCCGGTTTTGGGATGACGGGCCTGGGTCAGCCAGGCTTTGGCGTTGGCGATAAAGGTCTCGGTACTGATGCCGGTGTGGGTGGCGCCGATGATTTGCAGCAAGCCGTCCATACCGCTCTGGGCCAAGGCCTGGTGGTCGTTTTCCAGTACCGCTTTGAACGGCTGGGTGGTTTGCCACTGCGGATGCTGGGGCGCCAGGCGTTTGATTTCGTCGAACGCAAACAGCACCTGGAAGTACGCCGGTTGCTCGGTCCACAGGGTGCCGTCGTTGTCGAACACCGCGATGCGTTCGGCCGGCTTGACATAGTCGGTGGAGCCCTCGGTGGTCACGGCCTGGACAAATTCGATGATGTGCTTCTTGCTCGGCCCTTCGTTCCATGAGGGCAGCGGGTCGGCGGCGAGTGCCGGGAAGGTCAGCAAGAGCAACAGGGGCAGGGCGCAGCGCAGAGACGTCATGGGAAATCCTTTTCGCGACGTGGGTTCAGTGGTTGCAAGCGTAGTTGACGCCAGAC from Pseudomonas fluorescens encodes the following:
- a CDS encoding arylsulfatase produces the protein MTRLRKWLPKLALVAVSVMGAGATALAAEKPNILVIFGDDIGQTNISAYSMGVVGYKTPNIDRIAKEGMMFTDYYAENSCTAGRSSFITGQTPLRTGLSKVGAPGASVGLQKRDITIAQALKSLGYATGQFGKNHLGDKDEYLPTNHGFDEFFGNLYHLNAEEEPERPYWPKDDPDFVKANSPRGVIHSFADGKIEDTGALTTKRMETIDDETTAAAQAFIKKQAEADKPFFVWMNTTRMHLFTHVRESMKGQSGMPGNEYADGMLEHDGDVGKLLQTLDDLKIADNTIVVYTTDNGPNQFSWPDAATTPFRNEKNSNWEGAYRVPAMIRWPGKIKPAEVSNEMFSGMDWFPTLLAAAGDAEVKDKLLKGWAPTAGGTNFKVHLDGFNQLPYLTGQQPKGARDEFYYFNDDGVLVSARFGNWKAVYCEQRAPGGFPVWSEPFVCLRVPKIFNLRMDPFERADIVSDQYYDWSTKNVYLVAVAVTKSAKFLQTFVEYPPSQKPASFSIDQIRSAVDAKIAEKVKAAP
- a CDS encoding HAD family hydrolase, whose product is MTSLRCALPLLLLLTFPALAADPLPSWNEGPSKKHIIEFVQAVTTEGSTDYVKPAERIAVFDNDGTLWTEQPAYFQVLFAFDEIKRLAPQHPQWQTTQPFKAVLENDHQALAQSGMDGLLQIIGATHTGISTETFIANAKAWLTQARHPKTGKPYTEMIYQPMLEMLDYLRSQQFKTYIVSGGDTAFMRAFAEVVYGVPPQQVIGSTFVTQFQITDGIPSILRTAKLAHNDDGPGKPESIDAIIGRRPILAFGNSDGDLPMLQWTAAGKGKRLMGLVHHTDAAREWAYDRTSSVGRLDKALDEANTQGWTVVDMAAEWRRIYPFDPVVQQQVQ